The nucleotide sequence ATTCTTCAAACATTACCCATAAGATCAAACAGGGCGATAATTTATACAACCTGGCAAAAAGATACCATGTATCGGTGAATCAGTTGAAGTCAATGAACAACCTCAGGTCCACCAAGCTAAGTCTTGGTCAGGTCCTCGTTGTGAAGACAGATGCGTCGGATGTATCTCCAAATGCCAATACCGGTAAAAAGAAGGCAGCTAAAAAGAACAGAACCGAAGAGATCGTCACAACCGGGAATGAGGGCGAATTTATCGAATATAAGGTCAAAAAAGGTGATACCCTTAACAAGATAGCAATGAGATTTGAGGTTGACAGAGAAGACATTGCGGAGGCAAATGACCTGCAGAATCCCCAGAACAAAAGGTTGAAACCCGGAAGCATCCTGCTCATCCCGAGGTTCACAGAAAACAGCGACGAAGAGTATGTTACCCTCGTTCAGAAATCCCTTCAACCCTGGAAAAACAGTGACGAAAAATATATGCTCGTAAAGGTTGCCAAAAGCTTCATGGGAGCCCCTTACAGGTACGGCGGGGAAAGCGTAAGGGGTCTCGATTGCTCGGCTTATGTTAAAAAGATCTATGAGATATTCGATGTTGCGTTGCCGAGAAGTGCGAGGGAACAATTCAAGGTCGGGGCAAAGGTATCAAAAGAAGAGCTTTCGGTCGGAGACCTTGTGTTCTTCAAGACAAAAAGATACGCTAAATATCCGACGCACGTCGGAATATACATCGGTGATGGGAATTTCATCCATTCCTCTTCATACCATAGCAAACTGGGGGTCAAGGTAGATTCCCTGGATTCCAGTTACTACTCGAGGACATACGCCGGTGCGACAAGGGTAAAACGACCCACGGAAGAAAACCCCGAAACAACCAATGCCGCATACAAGACCTCAAACAGATCATAATATGTGTTAAAACCCTTTTCCCTTCTCGCCTTTTCCATCCTGCTCCATTTCTCAGGATACTACGTCCTCGTCAAAAGAATGGAGCCGTTTCAATACTTTTTCTACGTTACGTCCTGGTGGTCATACATCATCTTCCTTGATGCAGCACTGGCCCTGAAAGAAAAGAGATTTTTTGTGCTGAACAGGCATATCGCTCCGCTTGTCATAATCTCCTGCGGCTTCTGGTGTCTCTTCGAACTGATCAATATACGGCTCCATAACTGGCACTACATAAACCTCCCTGTCAACGAGATCCTGCGGTACGGAGGATACTTCCTTTCCTATGGTACGGTCATTCCCGCGATCTATCTTACAAAGGAATTGATCTATATCCTGTTCGGCGACATCATTGTAAGACC is from Syntrophorhabdaceae bacterium and encodes:
- a CDS encoding NlpC/P60 family protein, whose translation is MKKLILICAIFFSFAVLIPTYSHSSNITHKIKQGDNLYNLAKRYHVSVNQLKSMNNLRSTKLSLGQVLVVKTDASDVSPNANTGKKKAAKKNRTEEIVTTGNEGEFIEYKVKKGDTLNKIAMRFEVDREDIAEANDLQNPQNKRLKPGSILLIPRFTENSDEEYVTLVQKSLQPWKNSDEKYMLVKVAKSFMGAPYRYGGESVRGLDCSAYVKKIYEIFDVALPRSAREQFKVGAKVSKEELSVGDLVFFKTKRYAKYPTHVGIYIGDGNFIHSSSYHSKLGVKVDSLDSSYYSRTYAGATRVKRPTEENPETTNAAYKTSNRS